Genomic DNA from Dehalococcoidia bacterium:
TGCTTATGCCTGTGGTTCTCTCTGAACATCCCTTCACCTCAAGTCGAATAGCCTCAACTTGAGTCTATCGCATCCCAATATCAGCTTCAATACCAAGGCGCTACCTTTTTGCAGGAACGCCAACTATCCATTCCGCACTATCTCTGTTTGGTGAACAGTCATACCAAAATGCACTATATTTACCTGTATCTACATCATTGATAAAAAAGAACCATTCTTGCTCACCGCTGTCCCAGTATACCGTAGCAATTAGCGTATGGCCTGCAGGAACATTCCAGTATACCGGATTCCCGTATTGATCATAATGGTCAACAATATGTATCATGCCGAAGTCGGGCCACACTTCCCAAAAAGGTGTTATGGAGACAGTACTGTCATGATGATAGGCCATATCGACACCGATTTGAGCAAGAGGATTGGTTCCTACGCCAACCCAAGCGTAATCGGATCCATTCAATGCTGTCCGCGCCATGAAATGGCCAGTTACCCCTCTAATATCAGCTTGAGTTCTGATAACCTGGTATCCTGACCAAGGTGGTGAATCTGTTGTTCTTGGTGTTGGACTTTTGGAAGATACGTAGTATGTTGGTAACGAAACACGATGAATCATGTGAGACACAACTTCATCGCCTTTTTCGCCGAAAGCGGTTTTAACCATAGCTTTCGCCGCGTCGTCACCCCTATCGACCACATTCAGCACCACAACTTCGCTAGTGCTACCGGGATTAGCCCCACTGTCATCTCCGTTACCGGCATAGATGACTCCAGGGGTTGAAAGGAGCATGGTTATAATCGCAATTGCGACGATCAGGAATACAGATAACCTATTTGGCAATATCATATTCACTTTTTGCTCTCCTTATTGATTTATTTGGCCCTGCTTTTCTGGCTATTGGATACAATCCTACCTTCCCCATGGCACAACCCTGGGTATGCCCTTATCTGATATCTATATCATTTCACATTAGCCTCCTGTTCAATAAGGTTTCCTCGCCGGCTTCGGCCTATCACATCCGTTACCGTGACCTGCCGGTTTCGGGTATGGGACTGAAAACTTACCCTTAATCTAGCATGCGTAAAACGTTCTGTCATGACACTTCAAGTACCAATTTTGGGCCCGGTTCTGCTAACGGTACCTTTTTGAGTACTTTAGTACCGATTGGGTAAAAAGGCCTTGTCTTTTCTTTCTTGGTGGCGGTGATCCCAACGGGTGCTCGACCGGGCCACCAGAACAAGGGGAACCCAATGCAGCGCTATGCCAATATGTATGATAAGGCTTCAGGCTGCATCTCCTCTAGCGGTCTGAAAGGTGGGATAGTAGTTCCCAAAAAAGAGCGGGCTTGCAAGAATCTTCTCATGTAGTCTGGTCCGAGTCGGGGTTGGTTTTTCTGCCAAATTTGATTTGACTTACGGCAACAATCAACAAAATCGTACCCACGATAAACAAGGGGGCCGGAAGCCAACCCGGTGTATCGTCCGTGTATTCATAGTAGAAACCCAGGAAAAAGAGAATTACACTGTCCAAGAAATACAGGCCGATGTGGAAAGGCTTGAACGTGTGCTTTTTAGCGTTGTGGGTCAGCCGACGTGTTTGCCAAATGTCAAGAATTAGGCTTAATGTCAGAATAGAGAAGAGTATTCCTATAACTTGATCCATTAAAAAACCTCCGATGGCAACACCAATAATGGGAACCTCAGAATGCGTGCACTCTTGCGGTGCACGCATTCTAGTAACACAATTGTCTTGTACAAAGCCTAAAGACAGGCTCTGGCCAGGATCAGACCTCTTGGTGTAGAGAGGTTTACCAATCGAGCATAATATAATTCCAGTAAGTGTGATGGCCACTGTCACCAGATTCCAGCTCACTTATCTGGGGGAAAAATAGACTTGATTGGTTAACCTCCGACTCGCTGTAGACAATTATTTTGTATGTGTGGCCTGCTTCGAAATTGAAGTCTAATGATCCATACCAGTAGATGTAGACATTGGCGCTTCCCAGACTGCCCACATGTTTTGTGGCAACAAGTTGGCTGTCTTCAGTTGTACTGTCAGTTACGTTACGTATCTCGGCATATACATTGAAATCACAACTGCCTCCTGCGCCAGCTGTCATCTGAACGGCTGACCATCCAGAAACCAGCACTGCTGTTTGGGCTGATGCTCCGGTATTGGAGAACGTGACGCCATTGTAAGCCCAGGCATTTGCCCATCCTGTCGCTACTGCCCGACCAGCAACGTTATTTCGATTCTCACTCAAATTGTAGGAGTGCCAAGAATAGGCTGCTCCGCCAGTATCTCCTCCATGAGCACCCGTAGTGGCGTCCCAGAAAGTGTAATCTACACTACTCCTCGTCACCAGGTCGCTTTCAACCGGTTTTGAACGATCTTTCGAAGGGCACAATTGTATTATTGAGTTTGAATCTATTGGTTGGCTTCTTAGACTGGTCTCAATCTCCGCTTGAACTTGATTGTGACTCTCAATCAGCCACTCTTGGTACCATTTGTCAAATTCAGCCTGAGTCTTAGCATTTAGTATTTTGGACTCTAACTGCTCTAAGTTATTGCCCGTATCCGCAACGTTTGATCCCTCTTCAGCGAATGCAGCCGGTGCAGCGCACCCAACCATGATAGCCAGCAGCAGTCCAACAACCATATATCGCGACAATGTTCCGTGTAACACTTTTCCCTCCTTATTTTTTGATGTGCTTAAAGGCTTACCTATCCCCTGTACCCCCTCCCGAAAAAAGGGTTAGAGTTGATTGGATCGACGACCCAATGCAACTCTAACAGGCAGTACATAGTTTGTCATGACACTTCAAGTACCAATTTTGGGCCCGGTTCTGCTAACGGTACCTTTTTGAGTACTTTAGTACCGATTGGGCAAAAAGGCCTTGTCTTTTCTTTCTTGGTTATTGTACGATGTCCTAACACAACCGTAGAGTCAAGGGCACAAGCTGATCACCACTTTGATGAGAGATGAGAACATTAAGCGTCCTGGTAGTGGATGATAACTTCCTGATGAGAAAGGGACTGGTGCATGCGCTGGAAGGAGTTGACGGCATTACTGTTGTCGGCAAAGCGGCCAATGGAGCCGAAGCCGTCGAATGGTTCCGGAAGTCCTCAGCTGATATTGTATTGATGGATGTGCTGATGCCCATCATGGGAGGAAACGAGGCCACTGCCGAAATTGTGCGTATATGCCCGCAAACGAAGGTTCTGATACTCACTGTAATCGAGGAGCCCTACAAACTGGCTCAATCCATTATGGCCGGAGCCAAGGGATGCCTCGTTTATGGATCGTTTTCAATGGATGACCTGATACAAGTAATACACTCATCAACAACAAGCGATAAGCCCATTATGCCAGCCTCGGTTCAGCGTGTTTTGAAGATCATGGGCTGGCACTCTGATTCAAGCAGCCAGATTCCAGAGGGTCATGCCGAAAAGATGAAGCTTTCTTTCCGTGAGGGAGAGGTTTTCGATCTCCTGATGACGGGTAAAAGTAATAAGGAAATCGCTGAGAGTCTTTGTCTTGAAGAACAAACAGTCAAAAATCACCTGCGCCACATATACAGTAAGCTCAATGTCCGCAATCGGCACGAAGCGATCGATCTGATGAGAGATGAAAGATCATAGATTCCAAGAACTGAGATTCATGCCGTGTGCATTGACCTTCTACACCAGCCCCGATAAGTCAGAGCCCGTCTGTTATAATATCCTTTGAGGGGAGCTCTGATTAAGTGCCATCAACCCCCTGACCCCCAATCTTGGGGAGGGTAGAGGAATTTGGGGGACACCCCCAAACCCCCGGCAGGAAGAATCCTGCACCGCTTGATCACCGGCTCCTCGACTACGTTCCGGGGAAGAAATCGATGCGCAACAGGCTCAAAAAGGCTGCCCAGGAAAAGAAAACCATTTCCGCCATGAGAAAATCGTTTGCCACGGTACGCACGCGGCAGAAAGATAATACAGAACGCATCTCCGACCTTGAGGGGAGAAA
This window encodes:
- a CDS encoding G1 family endopeptidase → MILPNRLSVFLIVAIAIITMLLSTPGVIYAGNGDDSGANPGSTSEVVVLNVVDRGDDAAKAMVKTAFGEKGDEVVSHMIHRVSLPTYYVSSKSPTPRTTDSPPWSGYQVIRTQADIRGVTGHFMARTALNGSDYAWVGVGTNPLAQIGVDMAYHHDSTVSITPFWEVWPDFGMIHIVDHYDQYGNPVYWNVPAGHTLIATVYWDSGEQEWFFFINDVDTGKYSAFWYDCSPNRDSAEWIVGVPAKR
- a CDS encoding response regulator transcription factor, with product MRTLSVLVVDDNFLMRKGLVHALEGVDGITVVGKAANGAEAVEWFRKSSADIVLMDVLMPIMGGNEATAEIVRICPQTKVLILTVIEEPYKLAQSIMAGAKGCLVYGSFSMDDLIQVIHSSTTSDKPIMPASVQRVLKIMGWHSDSSSQIPEGHAEKMKLSFREGEVFDLLMTGKSNKEIAESLCLEEQTVKNHLRHIYSKLNVRNRHEAIDLMRDERS